The Spea bombifrons isolate aSpeBom1 chromosome 4, aSpeBom1.2.pri, whole genome shotgun sequence genome segment CACCTACTCTAAATGATCCAGTGTTttgtgccactgattgacagacagtgagtgaagagaaaagagaaaagagaaaagaagagaagaaaaaagaagagaagaaagcCATTGAGATGAATGGCAGTGCTTTCTTCACAGGCGCACAGGGGGTCTTGTTAGGCTTCTCCGGAAGGCTCCCCGAGCCAGCGCCAAAAGGGACAAATACATCTTGGGGAATACTGCAGAATCCCCTCACACATGTATTtgctgttacaaaaaaaactccCATGTAAAGGGTCCACTCGGCaaacatatgcattaaagttccCCTATAAAGGACAGCTCTAGGTAAAGCTTTAGAAgaagtcttatcaccatggcaaccaatcaAATATTCCTGCTGACTCAGCCATAAAGGGGATGCTCCAGTATGTCAGTGCTTATTTCTCCCCCTTGTAAATGAATGGAGGGATTCAGCATGTATTTAGAATAAACAGCCAACTCCAGCACTCTCTCGGGAGAGCTATTGAGAATGACGCTATGGAGTGCTTTCTGCTGGGTGGCAGTCTATTCCATAGAAACATTACATAAGAAGCagtcggcccatctagtctgcccattttactGATGTAAGAGGTTTAAACCACAGGTCAGGTCTTGAAGTGAAGGTAGTGAagaaagctttatgtctatccttcactgtattaccctctaccacttctgctgggagactgttccatttatccactaGCCTCTGAGTTACGTAGAACAtccttatgttacatctaagCCACTGGCCATCTAGTTTTAGACCGTGACCTCTAGTTcttacatttctcctcctttccaGTAGTCTTTCCTCCTGTACTCTGTAAGTATGTAAACGTTTCTATTgcatccccctctctctcttctttcctccaagctgtaCATGTTAAGATCCCTCAATGGTCCTATAGATGACTAAATCCCTGTATGACTATACCAAATCATGTCATGATGCATCAGTGTttactgtgtattttattacgctcaaaataacacaataatacCTCTAAGGTAATCTAAGTAATAAACCAATATATGTGTCACTTCGAGGGGTGAACCGAGGGGTGGAACACTTtacattcactaaaaggagGCATGCCAACCGCCTCGCTTCACAATAATGCATCCCGAACAGATTTCTcctgtacaatgcataattcaattgGTTAGGCGAGTacaaataaatcacattgttttaactatacattatacagggccagcccagctcttctacagcagaagctcattggggcTATCGCTTTACTGAATAGTTGTtgctttgtgtatatatattactgaaaCAAACACAACTGTGATCAAaggctatttttttaaagtaacttaaaactacaactcctatcattCTCAGCCAGCCTTTGCTCAGGTAAATGCTGGCATAAGACGAGGAATTGCAGTTCAGCAGCGCTTGTTGAGTTATGTTACCTACAATTACTTAGATTTCAGGTGCAGACATTTACCTATCAGTTCTCCCACCATAAAAAGCAGGTAGAGAGCAGCAGCCAACCCCAGCCTCTTCTTCACCTTCCTCTGCTTGATCTTCTCCCGCTCCCGGTTACAGTTCTCACATGGCTCGGGCTTGGGTTGGGTCTGTGCCGGAGTGTTGTCCTGATCGATGAGGGACTCATCATCTGAAGAAAGGTTCGGGTGTCCTCCGTTCGCGGACGGCGGCTCATCCCCGACCATCACCCTCAACTTATTGAAGCGAGGCAGCTCTTCCTCCCCTTGCGCCATCTCGTCCGGGTAGTCGAAGCCGCTGGCATCGCTCAAATAAGGGGGTTGGTTGCTTCTTCGGAAGGTCGATCTTACGGCTTTAAGCCAGGCGTGAGGCCGGGACATTGCAGCCGGTTCCAGCTTCTGCCGAGAGCAGATGTCACTAACTGCTTGTGTGCTTCACACTCTGCATGAAGACTTCCGGGTTCCTATACGGCTCATTACAAACAAGGAGTCACATGACCGCGCGAGCTCGTGCTAGTCACGTGATGAATCGCAGGTACGCGCACTGCCTTCCGCGAGCATCCTGACCTATCCGTATCAGGAGCAGTCGGCTCGTTATACTCTGCATGATGCCAATTAATAGAGGCGTACTTCCTAAATCACTTTAGACTCTTGAAGTGGCCGGTGACATAAAGCTCGAAACGCTACGGTTCAGCTTTTGTGGCGTTCCTGTTAGAATGTGATTGCGGTAAAAGCGTTGGTACGGTTTGCTGATCCTTATCTATATCTGCAGCCAGTGAGAAAGTCCATGTAAGAGTAGGAAGTAAGGAACTGTTTTCTTGATTTTGGGAAATCCGTAACATGATAAAGGGCCGCCCGCCATTATCGCTACAGTAAAGTTATAAAGCAGGATCACCATACGGTATTGTACTGTTCCGCTTCAAATAGAATCCTTTGTAATACGAGATAAGATAGCGATACACGGATAACGCTGCGGTGCCTGTGTGTATAGAAATCTATGCGTCCGTGACAGACCTTTTGGCCAATCGCGGTTTAGTTAATATTAGTTGATAAGGACCTTctgtagattatttttttacaaaaaactttATTAGCACCAGGCATTCATTTACAACAGTGCCAAGCTATAGTGAAAGAGAGACCGAGTTCCGGGTTTTCAGTTACAGAGTCACATGCTCTAGTTTTGATCCGGCTGATGTATGTTTCTCATCCGTAGAGTAAGATCTGCATTTAATGGAGGAAGAAGGGAATAGCGATGGACTTTCGGTAAATGGCAGCCTGCAGACCCCAATGCAACACGCTGAGGGTATGTGCGTTACCTTTCAttactgctcttactgtatGCAGGTTTACATCACTTTCTTCTTTATGGGAGCTTGTACTTGAGCTGTTGGTTTCCTATTGACTAGTAGTTCCTAGTATTGACCCCTGGAGtactgttccatgtatctactacccttttcAAGGAAGTAGTTAACGTAGGTTTAGCATCTATGCATACGGTACCagcaccaaagaaaaaaaacagtgtttatGGGATATGGTTTGCTGACAGCACCCCAAACGGTTCCCTATTGTAGCTCCAAGACGAGCCATACGGTACAAAAGGAGTAAAAAGAGCCCAACCTGCGGTAGTTATTTACATGAATGTGCGTTGTTTGCATTCCTGTGCGTCGCTGCTGTCTGCATCATTCTTACGCATTCCACACACCGTTATTTTCACTTCAATTTCCTCTGAGATGGTTTTTGAGTAGTTAGAATCCGCTGAAGAAAAAGCAGTCGGAGGTGGCTAAAcgtgtcgtttttttttttttgtttgtttttctctgatttttACCACGTAGTGAAAAATGCAAACCAAAAGCACGTTAGTCTCctgtttttccttcttctcGTACCGCCTGCTCTGATCAAAAGTGTGTCGagagactagaattgacagaattTCTCTTTTATGTCCTAAATGTAGAGTTATGGTTTTAATTCCCTCCCGCTATCGGCTATGGAGGGCCAGCTCTGTAGGATGAAGATCtggactggccctgtataatgcataattcagtgtGTAAGAAGGCTGGTGTAACTGCATTATACAGGTTCCACCAAGCTTTTCTAGAGCAGAAGCTCGCTGGGGATGACTCTTCATCATTCATAGTGCAGCGAAGGAGCTCCCTTTCATGAATGAACCCTGTAGTATGAAGCGCAGGCAGAGCCTAGAACACCACTATAATCTATAGTAAATGAACTTGATGCTCTGTGTTCTGCCGGGGTCATATgataaacattaatataatcGCTCCTTTTCATCTCAGTTCTGGGTAACTAACAAAATTATTTGTGTTTCATCTTTCTTTATGAATGATTCGGCTCTGTGCTCGGTTAACGCGGCCTTCTAACTGGCTTGTTTTCATATATTATAGGGTAGCaccgtattaaaaaaaaaaaaaaatgcaaatttttatCTTTGCTATAATAAGTatggatacagtatatatataacagtctTATAGGAGCAAATCAAATAGGGTTTCGCATATTCAGTTTTACACTTTTTTGATTGAATCGTTGTTTTGGGAtgatggtgtttttttgtttttttttctgtttacctATTGAAATGTTTGGCAGGTGCCTGCAGTGATATGATTGATGAAGGATTGCCGGAGGATTTGCCGTCTATTAAAACGAGTGCGGTGGATTTGCTGAGTGATGGTCTCGTTTCTCACTACTTGCCTAACCTCCAGAGTTCGAAGCTTGCCCTACAGGAGCTCacgtatgtaaaataaatgacgGGCAGCTGACTTGGTTGGCTTGTCCATGTAGACGTGAATAAAATGTCGACATTTAAGTGAGCCTGGCATTAAAAAACAACAAGGGGCCATTTTTATATGGGTTAACCTATACATTGTGGGTTAAAAGTTATGTCTAATCTTAAATTTCTCCCCATTATTTCTACACTAGCCTTAAAAATGATTCCCATACAAGTGTAACCGTGTATATATGAATAAGTGCTTGCGTAAATTTGCTTGCCCTGTATTGTGGAATCGTACGGGAGGCAGTCTGTGTGATTGCGCATGGACACGGCACCCAGGCAGCCATATTAGACTGTCCCAGAAACGGGCACCATGGcgttatatattaatttactagcacgatgtgtatatatatataatgtgctcCTCTTATCTGTAGTGAGCACATTCATCTGATATTTTTCTTGCTGATCTTAAAACTTTTGCCGTATTGAcagtttttagggttttttggcAAAGTTaatatgcatacatttttttttgtctatagatttgtatatgtgagtttattttttttttttcacttgtcaGTGCTTGCCCATGCAttaactgtgatttttttttttttttttttttttttttttttttttttccctgttataGGCAGAATCAGGGGGTGTTGTTAGACACGCTTGACCAAGAAATCTCCAAATTCAAAGAGTGTAATTCCATTCTGGATATCAATGCTCTCGTGAGTAGCACAAAACGGAGTTCTTTGCGTTCTGTGATTAATCTTTAGTAGTTTCAATGTTAGATTGTGAATATCCTCCAGcgtacaaaaatatacatgcagCGCGTCCTAGGAAATATAAAGAATACTGAGTCCCCGTGAGAGCTTTGCCAAGGGATaaagatctatttttttttttaattaattgatgAAGCGATTAGAAACTATAAGATCTCCAGTGATTCATTTTGATGTGTTAAGTGGAACAATCTTATATCGCACAACAGCTACTTAATTGTGAAGAAACGGATTTTTGGGGCAGCGTCAGATTCCACTTTTATATTTCCATACACGAGATATATTTTGATTACTTGCACATTACTTTTTCACTTTGTTTTACGACTATAGTTTTCAGAAGCAAAGCATTACCACAACAAACTGGTCAGTATTAGGAAAGAGATGATTATGCTGCATGACAAGACCTCAAAGTTAAAGGTAAGCTTGTTTTTGACTCGATACAGAAACACCCAAGTTGTTGGGGAGGGGCAAGTACATTTACTCCTGGTTGTGCTGCCTCTGTTGCCCCATGGCATAACCTGAATGGTTTTAATATGTCTAACCCCCCTGCATTCTACTCCTGGGGAGATGTGTGGATAAAGTCTGAACATCTAATGGCCTTGATCTTGATGACTAGCTTTCAGGGCCACAATCTTCAGTTGGCATGAAAGGAGCATCTATAACATGgagataaaataaagtattgaaCTGTTTGAAAACGGCTTGAAACTACCAAGTAAAGCTTGCCATCGCTGCAATCTGATATCAGAACATCTgcattattagttttattagaAATGGTACATATACCTTTCATGCACCTAAGACATGGAGTGTTTCATTCAGCCTACAGGGCGTTTACTGACTACGTTTTACTGGGCGTGAGatttcattcactcattcattcattcgttcGGTTCAGCATGTGTGTTTCTCACAAGCCGGTGTGTTTCTCTGCAGAAAAGAGCTTTAAAGTTACAACAGAAGAAACAGGAAGAAAACCTTAAGCAGGAACAGCAGCGAGAGCGTGAATTCGAAAGAGAGAAGCAATTAACGGCAAAACCAGCAAAAAGGACATGAAAGGCTTGGCACAGGGTTCCTGCTCTAAGGACGCAGGTGGATGTGTGTTGGAGAACAGATTTGCTTTACTTGCCCTGTACACTATCCATTTAAACTGACTTTGAAGCTGATCCATCCAGattttaggctttttttttttattcttttttttaacgcaTTACAATTAATTTGAAGTGGCCTTCACAATAGAAGTTTCAGATGATGGGTTTAGTGTCTGGAAATCCAAAGGTGACTCTAGGTTTAAGCAGAATAACGAATGCTCTTTATAGAACAACGTTTGAATGTGATGCTTTAAcaccttcttgtcctgaaaggGCCATAACATAGCCCCATCAGTTTTAATTAACGTCCTGATGTagtatggttttattttattgctgtgCAGATACTAACTGCAGGCTTCACAACCAGAGGAAAATTCTAATTCGTGGACACGAATTCTGGTTAATAAATTAatggaataatatatattattgctatATATACACGTTCTGTTTGGGTTCTCTAGTAGTAGAACGCTATTCCCTATCTCTACCCCTTTGGTCGGAGCAAGTCTTGCACGTCTTCAAAGCTGCctttgtaatgtaatataaagaaaaataatgcataGCTTATCGGACGCTAGTAGTATATGTATCTTAATTGTTCAAGGATAAGCTAGGCTTCTCTTGACTAAGGCATTCTAAACGTGTTGAAGTATTGACATTGATGCCACTAATGGAAAATGCAAAGTAAGACATaatgaaaataacatttcataAAGTAGTATTCAGTTGccttaacattattttatttatggcaAAATCAGTTGggcttatataaaaaaaaaaatatatatatctgtccaCAGGTACATGTAAAAGTAGTATTCTGATACATAACAGACATGTTCAAATACTTTCTTAAATGTGTAAATTTTATTCCAGGGCTTTGGAAGTTACAAGTACAGAATGTACATGGTCAGCTGTGTGATAGAGAGAATTGCACTACCCTAACTAaggatttgttttaaaatgtaaatatgaggACGCAGGTATTCTCTGCCACAGCCCCGGCTTCATCTTCTGACACTGTACATGTAATTATGAATCTTTCAAGGAATCCATGTCTcggtatatactgtacatcGTATTGCGATACTACTGGGCATcgcaaaatgtaaataaacctAATAACCCTGGTATATTTTGCATTGTCGTCAATTATAGGACTCCCCCATGTTATCCTGTATGCTGTATACATGTAGAGTTGTTGACCAATGTGACAAAGTACATCCAGCTACACAGGAGGGATGCACGTAGGGTGGGTGTATTCTTGGGGTAATGTTCAGAATAGTAAGGGGCATTGGAAAGCTGTTGATCAATTGGTAAATctatattagattttatttatatggcgccaacagtttacgcagcgcttaatacaatatgtatattcaaggggtatgaaaaGACGAGTATTGACAGacgaagacaaaccgatacattaggtggagagagcccggctcgcaagcttataaTCTTGCGGATATGACAAATTCTGAATATTTCACCGGTTCAATATTCTGTagattactttttaatttgttacgTAGGCAGG includes the following:
- the BLOC1S6 gene encoding biogenesis of lysosome-related organelles complex 1 subunit 6 — protein: MEEEGNSDGLSVNGSLQTPMQHAEGACSDMIDEGLPEDLPSIKTSAVDLLSDGLVSHYLPNLQSSKLALQELTQNQGVLLDTLDQEISKFKECNSILDINALFSEAKHYHNKLVSIRKEMIMLHDKTSKLKKRALKLQQKKQEENLKQEQQREREFEREKQLTAKPAKRT